The following proteins are encoded in a genomic region of Natronorubrum halophilum:
- a CDS encoding ribbon-helix-helix protein, CopG family: MTQRVTVSLDEDSHAALETLLAETGKGQSEIVRRALAFYAANFEAASGRPSDNLEQYYQMLTSGEHVLLDVDFLHAFLEHCYAGDDPDPAFIEAADRVSDYHAREYAARFDEVGELLEWLSFCGFLDVRREEDDVYHIVFPSEAIRWFMTRFIERSTVDMPTEIDVDQGVSKVIVTERSSD, encoded by the coding sequence ATGACACAGCGCGTAACCGTCTCGCTCGACGAGGACTCGCACGCGGCACTCGAGACGCTGCTGGCCGAGACGGGGAAGGGACAGAGCGAGATCGTCCGCCGCGCGCTCGCCTTCTACGCCGCGAACTTCGAGGCGGCGAGCGGACGGCCGAGCGACAACTTGGAACAGTACTATCAGATGCTCACCTCGGGCGAACACGTGCTGCTGGACGTCGACTTCCTTCACGCCTTTCTCGAGCACTGCTACGCGGGGGACGATCCCGATCCGGCGTTCATCGAGGCGGCCGATCGGGTCTCGGACTATCACGCCCGCGAGTACGCGGCCCGGTTCGACGAGGTCGGCGAACTGCTCGAGTGGCTCTCGTTCTGTGGCTTTCTCGACGTTCGCCGGGAGGAAGACGACGTCTACCACATCGTCTTCCCCTCCGAGGCGATCCGCTGGTTCATGACGCGCTTTATCGAACGCAGTACGGTCGACATGCCGACGGAGATCGACGTCGACCAGGGCGTCTCGAAGGTGATCGTGACCGAACGCTCGAGCGACTGA